Within the Debaryomyces hansenii CBS767 chromosome E complete sequence genome, the region ACAATTTGGATATCAGCCTCAACCTCAGTCCCAGCCTCAGCCTCAACCTCATCCTCAACCTCCTCATCCTCAACATCAACATCAACCTCATCGTCATCCTCATCACGCCAGTGGTAAGCCCAGAACGATGCCGCCATCGAACCAGTATCGCGGAGGTCATGCGGGAGAAGCGCCTATGCCCCAACAACAGGGATATCCACGTCAGCAAAATCATGATGGGATTCCACCATCAGTGagttttaataattcatctcATCAACAAAAACCTGGCCCATCGTATGGCCAACCTTATGGCAATCGTATCCATGTTCCGCAAACTGGAGCACCCCAGCCCATGGGTCTGCAACAAGTACCATTTCAGCAACAGCGCAATTATTCTAACGGATATATTCCAAGACATAATAATCCACCTAATCAACAGCAATACCCGCAAAATACAGCTGGTGTGAGTGCTAATCCTGCTTCTTATCAGAATCAAGCAAGTAGTGGTATCCCGCCATCTGCAATGAATCGCGGGCCTTATTCGAACCAAAATCAGGAACAATATCAGTGTGGGCAACCAAGACCATACTGAtgaaattttgtaaattcaTGTATATTAAGtgtattaaataaataagcAAATACGTAAATAAATACTactatcaaaatttttgtaaGCAAAGCCTAGGTATAACTCCTTGTTTCGGCGATGTATAGTTCGAGTATTCGTTCTCCTCAATTAATCTAGCAGAACACCAACCATCGGAATGTTCTGTTAATATTCTCACTCTATCGCCTACTttgattgaaatttcatcatctaaATTCTTGACATATGGTTTTATTACTTTGTACATTTTATCATCGCGGTTTATAATACTAGCCGAAGAAAGCAGTGTATGGGTCACTACCTTTTCCATGTCATGTAAAGACTTGGATTTATATGTGTTGATAATGGGCGGCAACTTTGGAAGAGGTTTCTTGCACCTTTTTTCGGAAATCGATATCTTCGAATCATTATaaggaattgaaagaaaatctGCATCTATTGACCTTAATAGACCATTAGTTCTCCGTAACCTTTCCTCGCTGTTGTAAACATCATTTGGCTTGCAAACTGATTTTCGTaagttgaattttttcaagaaaatggGTGATACTAAACCTGATTTGTTTTCATTAAGGGTATCCACGTCAGTTTCGTTAACATTCCTGATATTGACAGTTCGACTTAatctattgaagaagtttttCACCGAGGTTTGCGTTAGTTGCTGATTAGGACCTTGTTGCATCTGTACAGGAGTTTCATTTAGACCCtgaaattttgttgataCCAGATTCATACTAGATGCTTGAAATTTAGTTTCATTCATAGTTAACTTTTCGTCGTTGCTGTGCTCcaaatattcattcttATATGGGAGTAATCCTTTACGCCTCTTATTAAAGGTCTTTTTCTTTAGATAGAACCAGGTTAAGATAATACcaacaagaattgaaactaTAGCAATAGGTATGCCAATTGCAAGGCCTAGTTTTAGCGATCTATTCTCCTGAGAAAGTCCAGCAACACTATCGAGATTGCTATGGAACGGTTCTGAAGTATGAGTGGACCGTGCTGAATTACTCATAGTTTCTGATTGCAAAGAGAACTTCGATACTAGTGCTGAtggaattgataataatgttttAGGACGATTCAGAGTTGTACTAGTTTGCTTTGAAGGACTGGAAGACTTGACAGAGGAAGTTCTTAAAGTTGTTGATGTATAACTTTTCTTTGCcttatttgatattgtaGGAATTAAAGAAGCAGGTAAACTGCTAACTGTTAAAGTGGACGTTAATGTCATTAGAATAGTTAAATCTTCATCGGTTGTCTCTCGTTTTGCGATAACTGTTATTGACATACTATGGTCCAGGAAACCATATATATCTTAAGGATAATTTgttaaagaatatatatatatatatatgatatcattaatatagTTTCATCTATGTTTGATAGAAATCTGcaatttttgcaatctttttttttcttgcGTTTCAGATTATGCACGAGAACgatttgaaacaaataaCTACACACCGATGACCAGCATTAACCTGACTACAACATTAAGAACACAGATAGTACAGTAATCTAGATCGCATCTATTATTCTATAAACTAATTAGTATTA harbors:
- a CDS encoding DEHA2E13816p (weakly similar to ca|CA1567|IPF7613 Candida albicans IPF7613 unknown function), producing the protein MSITVIAKRETTDEDLTILMTLTSTLTVSSLPASLIPTISNKAKKSYTSTTLRTSSVKSSSPSKQTSTTSNRPKTLLSIPSALVSKFSLQSETMSNSARSTHTSEPFHSNLDSVAGLSQENRSLKLGLAIGIPIAIVSILVGIILTWFYLKKKTFNKRRKGLLPYKNEYLEHSNDEKLTMNETKFQASSMNSVSTKFQGLNETPVQMQQGPNQQLTQTSVKNFFNRLSRTVNIRNVNETDVDTLNENKSGLVSPIFLKKFNLRKSVCKPNDVYNSEERLRRTNGLLRSIDADFLSIPYNDSKISISEKRCKKPLPKLPPIINTYKSKSLHDMEKVVTHTSLSSASIINRDDKMYKVIKPYVKNLDDEISIKVGDRVRILTEHSDGWCSARLIEENEYSNYTSPKQGVIPRLCLQKF